The following coding sequences lie in one Leucobacter allii genomic window:
- a CDS encoding PucR family transcriptional regulator, protein MAFTVRSLLDSPAVRTDSLTPGVGESRRITWAHVCERPEPWRWLGPGALVMTTGIGFPEAPEAQCAYIAGMQRAGIAAVAIDPEMLAAPITEQALAYATTLGFPVLRTAHEVPYVLLAMTVAEAAQAEREQRVAQTERMYAALGEHAVDAPLDALLDALGAIIGARLAVRASGGGGRPGPVRRTGDASFATVLHAPSSPELHADGANRLDPELLREAAAIVGNALSTRAAARRREWLHGSLLLADLCDESRQGAPSTQLIAAFGLAPPFILAVGQSGDVRAALESAHAVFATAGTPALATVREGQVVLLAESGAVADARLESVAATVERLGASAPFTELAAVPAAFRQARSALIRNHQPGRVLRYEEQATGSLFLPNDVEQLRSIAGQVLGPLQTYDAQRGTALTQTLRVFLEENRSWVRAAERLFVHRQTLIARVSRIEKIIDRDLSSMEDTAECWLAVQAAIGCGDLAPSDTATRADEGAARMAGAPTGGRRAGDRDARRAGGPCWRRAGAPVARRASSRCSGRSGRNSRQAGNSGYRAQRQRFSAATPASASSMCSPQPVHVVFWQVEQSTGAHMGGPFVGTGADGRRRAAPSRRPPVYRGSVHRFLAQCPIAAPVH, encoded by the coding sequence ATGGCGTTCACCGTCAGGTCGCTGCTCGATTCCCCGGCCGTCCGCACCGACTCGTTGACGCCGGGGGTCGGGGAGTCGCGGCGCATCACCTGGGCCCACGTGTGCGAGCGACCGGAGCCGTGGCGCTGGCTCGGCCCCGGCGCGCTCGTGATGACCACGGGGATCGGCTTCCCGGAGGCGCCCGAGGCCCAGTGCGCCTACATCGCGGGGATGCAGCGCGCCGGGATCGCCGCGGTCGCGATCGACCCGGAGATGCTGGCGGCGCCGATCACCGAGCAGGCGCTCGCCTACGCCACGACGCTGGGGTTCCCCGTGCTCCGCACCGCGCACGAGGTCCCGTACGTGCTCCTCGCCATGACGGTGGCGGAGGCCGCGCAGGCCGAGCGCGAGCAGCGGGTGGCGCAGACGGAGCGGATGTACGCGGCGCTCGGCGAGCACGCCGTCGATGCACCGCTCGACGCGCTGCTCGACGCGCTCGGCGCCATCATCGGCGCGCGCCTCGCCGTGCGCGCGAGCGGCGGGGGCGGGCGTCCGGGACCGGTCCGGCGCACCGGGGACGCGTCGTTCGCGACGGTGCTGCACGCCCCGTCGAGCCCCGAGCTCCATGCCGACGGGGCGAACCGGCTGGACCCCGAACTGCTGCGGGAGGCCGCGGCGATCGTGGGCAACGCCCTCTCGACCCGGGCGGCCGCCAGACGCCGGGAATGGCTGCACGGCTCGCTGCTGCTCGCCGATCTCTGCGACGAGTCGCGGCAGGGCGCCCCGTCGACGCAGCTCATCGCCGCATTCGGGCTCGCGCCGCCGTTCATCCTCGCCGTCGGCCAGTCCGGCGACGTCCGCGCGGCGCTCGAGAGCGCGCACGCGGTCTTCGCGACCGCCGGCACGCCCGCGCTCGCGACCGTGCGGGAGGGTCAGGTCGTCCTCCTCGCCGAGTCCGGGGCGGTGGCGGACGCCCGTTTGGAGAGCGTCGCGGCAACCGTGGAACGCCTCGGGGCGAGCGCGCCGTTCACCGAGCTCGCGGCCGTGCCCGCGGCGTTCCGGCAGGCGCGCAGCGCGCTCATCAGGAACCATCAGCCCGGGCGGGTGCTGCGCTACGAGGAGCAGGCGACCGGCTCGCTCTTCCTCCCGAACGACGTCGAGCAGCTGCGCAGCATCGCCGGTCAGGTGCTCGGACCGCTGCAGACCTACGACGCCCAGCGGGGCACCGCGCTGACGCAGACGCTGCGGGTCTTCCTCGAGGAGAACCGGAGCTGGGTGCGGGCGGCGGAGCGGCTCTTCGTCCACCGCCAGACCCTCATCGCGCGCGTTTCGCGCATCGAGAAGATCATCGACCGCGACCTCTCCTCGATGGAGGACACCGCGGAGTGCTGGCTCGCCGTGCAGGCGGCGATCGGCTGCGGCGACCTCGCGCCGAGCGATACGGCGACGCGGGCGGACGAGGGGGCGGCGCGGATGGCCGGAGCGCCGACGGGCGGGCGGCGGGCGGGTGACCGAGACGCGCGGCGGGCGGGCGGCCCCTGCTGGCGGCGGGCGGGTGCCCCCGTCGCGCGGCGCGCCTCATCGCGCTGCAGCGGGCGGAGCGGGCGGAACAGCCGGCAAGCCGGGAACTCCGGCTATCGGGCGCAGCGGCAGCGGTTCTCGGCGGCGACGCCGGCGAGCGCCTCCTCGATGTGCTCGCCGCAGCCGGTCCACGTCGTCTTCTGGCAGGTGGAGCAGAGCACGGGTGCGCACATGGGAGGGCCTTTCGTCGGAACCGGGGCTGACGGGCGGAGGCGGGCGGCGCCCAGTCGCCGGCCTCCAGTCTACCGCGGGAGCGTTCACCGGTTCCTCGCGCAGTGCCCGATCGCTGCGCCCGTTCATTGA
- a CDS encoding flavin monoamine oxidase family protein, which yields MVSSDGSRPPERRGRGAPTMGRVRRASRRDRIAKEQRMDIVVIGAGLAGLTAAWELEKAGHRCTVLEARDRVGGRTWSERLGNGELTERGGEYIFPTEFAIRRLAAELEVPIMSHHVRYGRRTVNGRVISFAELADTTERVRAALSRMLADGEREISLERAFAEALGADYRLDPVYRRTTTSAAADPALVSAEAVLLHESATAGGYVEDGGRLVGGNQSLSVEIARRLGDRVRLEHPITGLEQSARGVQAVLADGSRVDGDAAVLAVPLPILRGLDLGFALPEAQQLALDHRFMGVAAKLGVPLSRVDDDIALQHPEHTWWSWRSLSVDGEHRIDALSSFAGGPSALDALGVAGGPAGWVAELRRMRPELEIDGDVLLTTWADDPWARGAYTAPGLAWTAADAGAFERSAGRVAIAGEHTGLAQSLSGAVASGVRAATALIRELRG from the coding sequence ATGGTTTCGTCGGACGGATCGCGGCCGCCCGAGCGCCGCGGCCGCGGCGCTCCTACGATGGGACGGGTACGGCGCGCATCGCGGCGCGACCGGATCGCGAAGGAGCAGCGCATGGACATCGTCGTCATCGGGGCGGGGCTCGCCGGCCTCACCGCCGCCTGGGAACTGGAGAAGGCCGGGCATCGCTGCACCGTGCTCGAGGCGCGGGATCGCGTCGGCGGCCGCACCTGGTCCGAACGGCTCGGCAACGGCGAACTCACCGAGCGGGGCGGCGAGTACATCTTCCCGACGGAGTTCGCCATCCGCCGGCTCGCGGCCGAGCTGGAGGTGCCGATCATGTCGCACCACGTGCGCTACGGCCGCCGGACCGTCAATGGGCGGGTGATCTCCTTCGCGGAGCTCGCGGACACCACCGAGCGCGTGCGCGCCGCCCTCTCCCGCATGCTCGCCGACGGCGAGCGCGAGATCTCGCTCGAGCGCGCCTTCGCCGAGGCGCTCGGCGCGGACTACCGGCTCGATCCGGTCTACCGCCGCACGACCACCTCGGCCGCGGCCGACCCCGCGCTCGTCAGCGCCGAGGCGGTGCTGCTCCACGAGTCGGCGACCGCCGGCGGCTACGTCGAGGACGGCGGCCGTCTCGTCGGCGGCAACCAGTCGCTGTCCGTCGAGATCGCCCGCAGGCTCGGCGATCGCGTGCGGCTCGAGCACCCGATCACCGGGCTCGAGCAGTCGGCGCGCGGCGTGCAGGCGGTGCTCGCCGACGGGTCGCGCGTCGACGGCGATGCGGCGGTCCTCGCCGTGCCCCTCCCGATCCTGCGCGGCCTCGACCTCGGCTTCGCGCTCCCCGAGGCGCAGCAGCTGGCCCTCGATCACCGCTTCATGGGCGTCGCGGCGAAGCTCGGCGTGCCCCTCTCCCGCGTCGACGACGACATCGCGCTGCAGCACCCCGAGCACACCTGGTGGTCCTGGCGCTCGCTCTCCGTCGACGGCGAGCACCGCATCGACGCGCTCTCCTCCTTCGCCGGCGGTCCGTCCGCCCTCGACGCCCTCGGGGTGGCGGGCGGACCGGCGGGGTGGGTCGCGGAGCTGCGGCGGATGCGGCCGGAGCTCGAGATCGACGGCGACGTGCTGCTCACCACCTGGGCGGACGACCCCTGGGCCCGAGGCGCGTACACGGCGCCGGGCCTCGCCTGGACCGCGGCCGACGCGGGGGCCTTCGAGCGCAGCGCGGGCCGGGTCGCCATCGCCGGCGAGCACACGGGGCTCGCGCAATCGCTCTCCGGCGCGGTCGCCTCCGGCGTCCGGGCCGCGACCGCGCTGATCCGGGAGCTGCGCGGGTGA
- a CDS encoding extracellular solute-binding protein: MTTLKNPRMRRGLGLLAGTAALALALVGCSGGDDAEPVPERDLGTPVAGEIEEGALAGASLTFAGSGGVFQDGQTEALWDPFAEASGAAFTQDAFDAGKLKAMVDAGNVSWDIVNTTQFDTARGCGTLYEEYDYDQIDTSKIPEGTITDKCMVPQILYGLVVVYNTDAFGDDPPTSAADFFDTEKYPGKRTVSQSTYVDPQTVEFALTAQGKDVAELSVDDIEGAFDMYRGLGDDVIGWTTGAQAQQQLEAGEAVMGLVWSGRGYGAAAAGAPVAPMWDEWMIMVDSNGIPKGVKDKQAAFAAVNYSLGAEQQAKMTELTSYGGVNVDAEPEMDELLTEWMTTEHLDTGISPNVDFWVENYDALAAAWAGWATGS, from the coding sequence ATGACCACTCTGAAGAATCCGAGGATGCGCCGGGGGCTCGGCCTCCTCGCCGGAACCGCGGCGCTCGCGCTCGCGCTCGTCGGGTGCAGCGGCGGCGACGACGCGGAGCCCGTGCCTGAACGCGATCTCGGTACGCCCGTCGCGGGCGAGATCGAGGAGGGCGCGCTCGCCGGCGCGAGCCTCACCTTCGCCGGCTCCGGCGGCGTCTTCCAGGACGGGCAGACCGAGGCGCTGTGGGATCCGTTCGCCGAGGCCTCCGGCGCCGCCTTCACGCAGGACGCGTTCGATGCGGGCAAGCTCAAGGCGATGGTCGACGCGGGCAACGTGAGCTGGGACATCGTCAACACGACCCAGTTCGACACGGCGCGCGGCTGCGGCACCCTCTACGAGGAGTACGACTACGACCAGATCGACACCTCGAAGATCCCCGAGGGGACGATCACCGACAAGTGCATGGTGCCGCAGATCCTCTACGGCCTCGTCGTGGTCTACAACACCGACGCCTTCGGCGACGACCCGCCGACGAGCGCCGCCGACTTCTTCGACACCGAGAAGTACCCGGGCAAGCGGACCGTGAGCCAGTCGACCTACGTCGACCCGCAGACCGTCGAGTTCGCCCTGACCGCTCAGGGCAAGGACGTCGCCGAGCTCTCGGTGGACGACATCGAGGGTGCCTTCGACATGTATCGCGGCCTCGGGGACGACGTGATCGGCTGGACGACCGGCGCGCAGGCCCAGCAGCAGCTCGAGGCCGGCGAGGCCGTCATGGGCCTCGTCTGGTCCGGGCGGGGCTACGGCGCAGCGGCCGCGGGCGCGCCGGTGGCACCCATGTGGGACGAGTGGATGATCATGGTCGACTCGAACGGCATTCCGAAGGGCGTGAAGGACAAGCAGGCCGCCTTCGCGGCCGTCAACTACTCCCTCGGCGCCGAGCAGCAGGCGAAGATGACGGAGCTCACCTCGTACGGCGGGGTGAACGTCGACGCCGAGCCGGAGATGGACGAGCTGCTCACGGAGTGGATGACGACCGAGCACCTGGACACCGGCATCTCCCCGAACGTCGACTTCTGGGTCGAGAACTACGATGCGCTCGCCGCGGCCTGGGCCGGCTGGGCGACCGGGAGCTGA
- a CDS encoding ABC transporter permease, whose product MSEGSVTEAIAVAGAGRRRRAPENWRPLLLLVPAFVLVSLFFLAPLIDVFVRSVTDPQPGLQNYAWLVSTEANIAVVLRTFGTAIAVTAVCLLLAYPYAYLMTIVSDRTRNLMQLFIMMPLWTSILVRTLAWMVLLQDTGPINGLLAAWFGIGPVPLIRTTFGVALGMSQVLLPFMVLPLYSSMAKIDKRLLPAASNLGANPVTAFFTVYLPLSRPGIFSGGVTVFILGLGFYIIPALLGSSKETMISALIQQQISVFLMWGQGTALGVFLLLCTILILVVVSRVNKQGSLFPGVER is encoded by the coding sequence GTGAGCGAGGGATCCGTCACGGAGGCGATCGCGGTCGCCGGTGCCGGGCGGCGGAGGCGGGCGCCGGAGAACTGGCGTCCGCTGCTGCTGCTCGTGCCGGCGTTCGTGCTGGTGTCGCTCTTCTTCCTGGCGCCGCTGATCGACGTCTTCGTGCGTTCGGTCACGGACCCGCAGCCCGGACTGCAGAACTACGCGTGGCTCGTGTCGACCGAGGCGAACATCGCGGTGGTGCTGCGCACCTTCGGCACGGCGATCGCGGTGACCGCGGTGTGCCTGCTGCTCGCCTATCCGTACGCGTACCTCATGACGATCGTGTCGGACCGGACCCGGAATCTGATGCAGCTGTTCATCATGATGCCGCTGTGGACCTCGATCCTGGTCCGCACGCTCGCGTGGATGGTGCTGCTGCAGGACACGGGTCCGATCAACGGGCTGCTCGCGGCGTGGTTCGGGATCGGCCCGGTCCCGCTGATCCGCACGACGTTCGGGGTCGCGCTCGGCATGAGCCAGGTGCTGCTGCCGTTCATGGTGCTGCCGCTGTACTCGTCGATGGCGAAGATCGACAAGCGCCTGCTGCCCGCGGCGTCGAACCTCGGGGCGAACCCGGTGACCGCGTTCTTCACGGTGTACCTGCCGCTGTCGCGTCCGGGGATCTTCTCGGGAGGCGTGACGGTGTTCATCCTGGGGCTCGGGTTCTACATCATCCCGGCGCTCCTGGGCTCCTCGAAGGAGACGATGATCTCGGCGCTGATCCAGCAGCAGATCAGCGTGTTCCTGATGTGGGGGCAGGGCACGGCGCTGGGCGTGTTCCTGCTGCTGTGCACGATCCTGATCCTCGTGGTCGTGTCGCGCGTCAACAAGCAGGGCAGCCTGTTCCCGGGGGTGGAGCGATGA
- a CDS encoding ABC transporter permease → MTKRLLGVFSALIVVWLIVPTLVIVPMSFNSAPSFNFPPQGFSTQWYENFFTDASWLRALFSSLQVAVLTMLVATTVGVLASLGLAKLRFRGKGLMEGYFLLPLIVPGIVLAVGLYSLFLRLDLLGTLPGFVLAHTIVSMPLVITNVMASLQGLDPRLEQASASLGAGRVRTFFSITLPLIAPGVTAGALFAFVTSFDEVVLSLFIQSPSLQTLPVKIFNSVTQTNDPTVAAVAVITMLTSVVVMLIAQFATRKRKRPVA, encoded by the coding sequence ATGACGAAGCGCCTGCTGGGAGTGTTCTCGGCGCTCATCGTGGTGTGGCTGATCGTGCCCACGCTCGTGATCGTCCCGATGTCGTTCAACTCGGCCCCGTCGTTCAACTTCCCGCCGCAGGGGTTCTCGACGCAGTGGTACGAGAACTTCTTCACGGACGCGTCGTGGCTGCGCGCCCTGTTCTCGTCGCTGCAGGTGGCGGTGCTCACGATGCTCGTGGCGACCACGGTGGGGGTGCTCGCGTCCCTCGGGCTCGCGAAGCTCCGCTTCCGGGGCAAGGGGCTCATGGAGGGGTACTTCCTGCTGCCGCTGATCGTGCCGGGCATCGTGCTCGCGGTGGGACTGTACTCGCTGTTCCTGCGGCTGGATCTGCTGGGCACGCTGCCCGGCTTCGTGCTCGCGCACACGATCGTGTCGATGCCGCTCGTGATCACGAACGTCATGGCGTCGCTGCAGGGCCTCGATCCGCGCCTCGAGCAGGCGTCGGCGAGCCTCGGCGCCGGGCGGGTGCGGACCTTCTTCTCGATCACGCTGCCGCTCATCGCCCCCGGGGTGACGGCGGGCGCCCTGTTCGCCTTCGTGACGTCGTTCGACGAGGTCGTGCTGTCCCTGTTCATCCAATCCCCCTCCCTGCAGACGCTGCCCGTGAAGATCTTCAACAGCGTCACCCAGACCAATGATCCGACGGTGGCGGCCGTCGCGGTGATCACGATGCTCACCTCGGTGGTCGTGATGCTCATCGCCCAGTTCGCCACGCGCAAGAGAAAGCGACCGGTAGCGTGA
- a CDS encoding ABC transporter ATP-binding protein: MTHDDIPVPAGGAPSPGAPPAGPLPGGAGEAGISLQQVTKRYGDQAVVDRVDLTIEPGEFMTFLGPSGSGKTTTLNMIAGFTGVSEGELRIYGKPVAKLPPHKREIGMVFQNYALFPHKTVAENIAYPLQRRRIAKDEQRRMVADALGMVRMGEYGDRYPSELSGGQQQRVALARALVYEPRVLLMDEPLGALDKKLREWLQTEIKRIHREVGSTFVYVTHDQEEALSMSDRIAVFNNGRIEQVGTAEDLYEAPQTLFVGRFLGESTVLLGRGAPDGERRTAVDVAGHRIVADGQLPHDDLAILIRPENLRLEAAGAAPTAERNAIPVTILDVTYLGASRRYAVRLPDGTEGAVRLGQEARIHNLGDEVAMTWEVAAGVLLVNTGEAGESAT; encoded by the coding sequence ATGACTCATGACGACATCCCCGTTCCCGCGGGCGGCGCGCCGTCGCCCGGCGCGCCGCCCGCGGGCCCCCTGCCCGGCGGCGCCGGGGAGGCGGGGATCAGCCTGCAGCAGGTGACCAAGCGGTACGGGGATCAGGCCGTGGTCGACCGGGTGGATCTCACGATCGAGCCGGGCGAGTTCATGACCTTCCTCGGGCCGTCGGGATCGGGCAAGACGACGACGCTGAACATGATCGCGGGCTTCACGGGGGTGTCCGAGGGGGAGCTGCGCATCTACGGCAAGCCGGTCGCCAAACTTCCGCCGCACAAGCGGGAGATCGGCATGGTGTTCCAGAACTACGCCCTGTTCCCGCACAAGACCGTCGCGGAGAACATCGCGTACCCCTTGCAGCGGCGGAGGATCGCGAAGGACGAGCAGCGGCGCATGGTCGCGGACGCGCTGGGCATGGTGCGGATGGGGGAGTACGGGGATCGGTATCCGTCGGAGCTCTCGGGGGGCCAGCAGCAGCGCGTCGCGCTGGCGCGGGCGCTCGTCTACGAGCCGAGGGTGCTGCTGATGGATGAGCCGCTGGGCGCGCTCGACAAGAAGCTGCGGGAGTGGCTGCAGACCGAGATCAAGCGCATCCACCGGGAGGTGGGGTCGACGTTCGTGTACGTCACCCACGATCAGGAGGAGGCGCTGTCGATGTCGGACCGGATCGCGGTGTTCAACAACGGCCGGATCGAGCAGGTCGGGACCGCGGAGGATCTCTACGAGGCGCCGCAGACCCTGTTCGTGGGCCGGTTCCTGGGCGAATCGACGGTGCTCCTCGGGCGGGGCGCGCCGGACGGGGAGCGGCGCACGGCCGTCGACGTCGCCGGGCACCGGATCGTCGCCGACGGACAGCTGCCGCACGACGACCTCGCGATCCTCATCCGCCCGGAGAACCTGCGCCTCGAAGCCGCCGGTGCGGCGCCGACGGCCGAGCGCAACGCGATCCCGGTCACGATCCTCGACGTGACCTATCTCGGCGCGTCCCGGCGCTACGCCGTGCGGCTCCCCGACGGCACCGAGGGCGCGGTGCGGCTCGGTCAGGAGGCGCGCATCCACAACCTCGGCGACGAGGTCGCGATGACCTGGGAGGTCGCCGCGGGCGTGCTCCTCGTGAACACGGGCGAGGCGGGCGAATCCGCGACGTGA
- a CDS encoding MFS transporter has protein sequence MSATPAAPTTQPRNSPARVILASLVGTTIEFYDFYVYATAAVLVFPHLFFPTGNETTALLASFATFGAAMLARPVGAIFFGHLGDRMGRKATLVASLLTMGVATFLIGVLPTHAQVGAWAAVLLLVMRLAQGFALGGEWSGAALVATENAPEDKRAWYGTFPQLGAPIGFIIANMLFYVINIALADPATPGQPSAAFLEWGWRIPFLFSAVMVIVGLWVRLKLVESQAFERAKQTGGVTRMPLAVAFRFHWKGLILGTFAMLATYVLFYLMTSYTLTYGTRPTDAEVPGAGYAYNSFILMLVFGVVFFGIFTLVSGPLADRFGRRRTLLVVTAGIALFGLLFVPMLGGGSTPMVMFFLALGFTLMGLTFGPMGAFLPEMFPTNVRYTGSAVAYNVSSILGAALAPIIAVWLWGLVDGSPLLVGLYLTAAALVTFVSLLLTKETKDVDIEA, from the coding sequence GTGTCAGCCACCCCAGCAGCCCCGACGACCCAGCCGCGCAACTCGCCCGCTCGCGTGATCCTCGCGAGCCTCGTCGGCACCACCATCGAGTTCTACGACTTCTACGTCTACGCGACGGCCGCGGTCCTCGTCTTCCCGCATCTCTTCTTCCCGACCGGCAACGAGACGACCGCGCTCCTCGCGTCCTTCGCCACCTTCGGCGCCGCGATGCTCGCCCGCCCCGTCGGCGCGATCTTCTTCGGGCACCTCGGCGATCGGATGGGCCGCAAGGCCACGCTCGTCGCCTCGCTGCTGACCATGGGCGTCGCCACGTTCCTCATCGGCGTGCTCCCCACGCACGCCCAGGTGGGCGCCTGGGCCGCCGTGCTCCTGCTCGTCATGCGCCTCGCCCAGGGCTTCGCGCTCGGCGGCGAATGGTCGGGCGCCGCGCTCGTCGCCACCGAGAACGCCCCGGAGGACAAGCGCGCCTGGTACGGCACCTTCCCGCAGCTGGGCGCCCCCATCGGCTTCATCATCGCGAACATGCTGTTCTACGTCATCAACATCGCGCTCGCCGACCCCGCGACCCCCGGGCAGCCCTCCGCGGCCTTCCTCGAGTGGGGCTGGCGCATCCCGTTCCTGTTCTCCGCGGTCATGGTGATCGTCGGCCTCTGGGTGCGACTCAAGCTCGTCGAGTCGCAGGCGTTCGAGCGCGCGAAGCAGACGGGCGGGGTGACGCGCATGCCGCTCGCCGTGGCCTTCCGCTTCCATTGGAAGGGCCTCATCCTCGGCACCTTCGCGATGCTCGCGACGTACGTGCTCTTCTATCTGATGACCTCGTACACGCTCACCTACGGCACGCGGCCCACCGATGCCGAGGTGCCCGGCGCCGGCTACGCGTACAACTCCTTCATCCTCATGCTCGTCTTCGGGGTCGTCTTCTTCGGCATCTTCACCCTCGTCTCCGGCCCGCTCGCGGATCGCTTCGGACGCCGCAGGACGCTGCTCGTCGTGACCGCGGGCATCGCGCTCTTCGGCCTGCTGTTCGTGCCGATGCTCGGCGGCGGCAGCACCCCGATGGTGATGTTCTTCCTCGCGCTCGGCTTCACCCTCATGGGTCTCACCTTCGGCCCGATGGGCGCCTTCCTGCCGGAGATGTTCCCGACGAACGTGCGCTACACCGGTTCGGCGGTCGCCTACAACGTGTCGTCGATCCTCGGCGCCGCGCTCGCCCCCATCATCGCCGTCTGGCTGTGGGGGCTCGTGGACGGCAGCCCCCTGCTCGTGGGGCTCTACCTCACGGCGGCGGCGCTCGTCACCTTCGTCTCCCTGCTCCTCACGAAGGAGACGAAGGACGTCGACATCGAGGCCTGA
- a CDS encoding M24 family metallopeptidase, translating to MLDSTITRFIHEQQERITGTDPHIAFSEEEYASRLARLQRAMAEDGIDTLVLSSPEAQNWLHGLALRWYKANGPRDWRPLTCTVVRVDAGYILFEGIEHAEMIRRTSVARDVRLLPRYERDGMLGFIVKEISAAGWVAGATVGLELFSAIPNPAVSRMVEGALMTAGGRVVDATLTSRRVRLVKSPAELEAVKRAAEICDAGLLHLASVLRPGMTELEAHGELIRGLSAAGGEPAGLHQVAFVGLAALGVYHEISGHRVITEDDFLDVDPCGVFKRYHANRSQLYAFREPPRGAVELMRVLTGGFEILTERARPGVRIGDVNAELYAYYRDAGVFELNSSVWIGGYEMGIAFPPDWVGEWKFTVVGGEDDDRVFEAGTVANFESMCGIGLLDTFVIEEERTSLLSKLPHEILVVGR from the coding sequence ATGCTCGATTCGACGATCACACGGTTCATTCACGAGCAGCAGGAACGGATCACGGGCACGGACCCGCACATCGCGTTCAGCGAGGAGGAGTACGCCTCGCGGCTCGCGCGCCTGCAGCGCGCCATGGCCGAGGACGGGATCGATACGCTCGTGCTCTCCTCGCCCGAGGCGCAGAACTGGCTGCACGGGCTCGCGCTGCGCTGGTACAAGGCCAACGGCCCGCGGGACTGGCGCCCGCTCACCTGCACCGTGGTGCGGGTCGACGCGGGGTACATCCTGTTCGAGGGCATCGAGCACGCCGAGATGATCCGGCGCACCTCGGTGGCGCGCGACGTGCGGCTGCTCCCCCGGTACGAGCGCGACGGCATGCTCGGCTTCATCGTCAAGGAGATCTCGGCGGCCGGCTGGGTGGCGGGCGCCACCGTCGGGCTGGAGCTGTTCTCGGCGATCCCGAACCCCGCGGTGTCCCGCATGGTCGAGGGCGCCCTCATGACCGCGGGCGGGCGCGTCGTCGACGCGACCCTCACCTCTCGCCGCGTCCGCCTCGTGAAGTCCCCCGCCGAGCTCGAGGCCGTCAAGCGGGCGGCGGAGATCTGCGACGCCGGGCTCCTCCACCTCGCGAGCGTGCTCCGGCCGGGCATGACGGAGCTCGAGGCCCACGGCGAGCTCATCCGCGGACTGTCGGCGGCCGGCGGCGAGCCCGCCGGACTGCACCAGGTCGCCTTCGTCGGACTCGCCGCCCTCGGGGTGTACCACGAGATCTCCGGGCACCGCGTCATCACCGAGGACGACTTCCTCGACGTCGACCCCTGCGGGGTCTTCAAGCGCTACCACGCGAACCGCTCGCAGCTCTACGCGTTCCGCGAGCCGCCGCGCGGCGCCGTCGAGCTCATGCGCGTGCTCACCGGGGGCTTCGAGATCCTCACCGAGCGCGCGCGGCCCGGCGTGCGGATCGGCGACGTCAACGCGGAGCTCTACGCCTACTACCGCGACGCCGGCGTCTTCGAGCTGAACTCGAGCGTCTGGATCGGCGGCTACGAGATGGGCATCGCCTTCCCGCCCGACTGGGTCGGCGAGTGGAAGTTCACGGTCGTCGGCGGGGAGGACGACGACCGGGTGTTCGAGGCCGGTACCGTCGCGAACTTCGAGAGCATGTGCGGGATCGGCCTGCTCGACACCTTCGTGATCGAGGAGGAGCGCACGAGCCTGCTCTCGAAGCTGCCGCACGAGATCCTGGTCGTCGGCCGGTAG
- a CDS encoding TetR/AcrR family transcriptional regulator: MTIAADHRTDAADIDLATRRRAEILDGAIRVISRDGVVAAKLKDIARESGVSLGLVQHYFDTRENLIDETFGAMMRVISREGAHRVGDEDPLEVVYGMIRLHVYGTVAFPERWGFWSELWAASGRSERIRGLATQIYELWARPLEAALRRLSAEGRLPSGADPRRTATGILALMDGLSIRTLAEPGAFAPEVMLGILTEWVTTQLGVDADTAATAIAASGRDGRLSDPPALTPELIAAALLDTPTA; the protein is encoded by the coding sequence GTGACCATCGCAGCCGACCACCGCACCGACGCCGCCGACATCGACCTGGCGACGCGGAGGCGGGCCGAGATCCTGGACGGCGCGATCCGCGTCATCTCCCGAGACGGCGTCGTCGCGGCGAAGCTCAAGGACATCGCGCGCGAGTCGGGGGTGAGCCTCGGCCTCGTCCAGCACTACTTCGACACGCGGGAGAACCTCATCGACGAGACCTTCGGCGCCATGATGCGCGTCATCTCCCGGGAGGGGGCGCACCGCGTCGGCGACGAGGATCCCCTCGAGGTCGTCTACGGCATGATCCGCCTGCACGTCTACGGCACCGTCGCCTTCCCCGAGCGCTGGGGATTCTGGAGCGAGCTCTGGGCCGCGTCGGGCCGATCCGAGCGCATCCGCGGACTCGCCACCCAGATCTACGAGCTCTGGGCGCGCCCCCTCGAGGCCGCGCTGCGGCGCCTCTCCGCCGAGGGGCGCCTCCCCTCGGGAGCGGACCCCCGCCGCACCGCGACCGGCATCCTCGCGCTGATGGACGGCCTCTCGATCCGCACGCTCGCCGAGCCCGGGGCCTTCGCGCCCGAGGTGATGCTCGGCATCCTCACCGAGTGGGTGACGACCCAGCTCGGCGTCGACGCCGACACCGCCGCGACCGCGATCGCCGCGAGCGGACGGGACGGGCGCCTCTCGGATCCCCCCGCGCTCACGCCGGAGCTCATCGCCGCGGCCCTGCTCGACACGCCGACCGCCTGA